A region from the Sandaracinus amylolyticus genome encodes:
- a CDS encoding DHHA1 domain-containing protein, which yields MRALLARSIASGARIEERVWVEEGGIEVIRQVPAEMTREGDRLVVVAGPVDGGVHVVVARGPGSSADARVLLGEVAKATGGRGGGRAERAEGRMPNGADVRRIVETAGRGEG from the coding sequence ATGCGCGCACTGCTCGCGAGGAGCATCGCGAGCGGTGCGCGCATTGAAGAACGCGTGTGGGTCGAGGAGGGCGGAATCGAGGTGATCCGGCAGGTCCCGGCGGAGATGACGCGCGAAGGGGACCGGCTGGTCGTCGTCGCGGGGCCGGTCGACGGCGGAGTGCACGTGGTGGTGGCACGCGGGCCCGGATCCAGCGCTGACGCGCGAGTGCTGTTGGGCGAGGTCGCGAAAGCGACGGGAGGACGCGGCGGAGGTCGCGCGGAGCGCGCCGAAGGTCGGATGCCTAATGGGGCGGACGTGCGTCGGATCGTGGAGACGGCTGGGCGGGGAGAAGGATGA
- a CDS encoding di-heme oxidoredictase family protein has protein sequence MRHLRLLALALATCSSACSNGLIMGSDPDPDGGPPPPGECQDDPAAPTLPRAFALSCAGCHGANGAGTPGTPSLFDYEADAASFVEVARDGVGTMPAFAEAEVSTPDLEAMHAYFAAGPSNRPTCNGPDVPVPMGCDDEALAVRRLFDAPSASTPISERRPDGVIVTRGAGRVRGRHELEGTFSEFGGRYFENRSYAFEIEDHVAAGEDLVRIRYLPEAQPTTLGPTTNFRYWKVYGDGNVFHRNTDLDEVAPMTWQQDVVGNGRENRPMQVGDVLEFEFGVFIAGNQPGDPGAIEGRTAYYTDTFRYVVGEGRLTSENHDASGVLGPVADARLAGDTTIPWIYAEPQLYFSQMALNMQPDHVQPWLEGRRLFHTDFETGAHSEGDNPVLESSAGMLGPLFNVHRCSECHERNGRSAPPDIGVPLDRVAIKLYGDGPLGNQLQPSEGAVTIARYEEHDVTFADGTVVTLQRPVFAFPADGMRASVRVARQLLGMGLLEAIDEETIVSRADPTDCNGDGISGRVQLATDPRTGETHVGRIGWRAEKISVEHQVADALEADLGVTSEYFPEAGGHFEISAEDLARMTTYMRLLGMPAQRDASDPQVRQGEALFRDLGCVGCHAPTAHTGSTHPFIELRDQDIRPYSDLLLHDLGEDLADTSGGEQGREWRTPPLWGIGLVETVSGHTRLLHDGRARTFLEAILWHGGEAEAVKQRVLMLDAAQRDALVAFLRSL, from the coding sequence ATGCGGCACCTCCGACTCCTGGCGCTCGCGCTCGCGACGTGCTCGAGCGCCTGCTCGAACGGGCTCATCATGGGATCCGATCCCGATCCCGACGGCGGTCCACCGCCGCCCGGCGAGTGCCAGGACGATCCCGCGGCTCCGACGCTGCCTCGCGCGTTCGCGCTCTCGTGCGCCGGATGCCACGGCGCGAACGGCGCGGGGACGCCGGGCACGCCGAGCCTCTTCGACTACGAAGCAGACGCGGCGAGCTTCGTCGAGGTGGCGCGCGACGGCGTCGGCACGATGCCCGCGTTCGCCGAAGCCGAAGTGTCGACGCCGGATCTCGAAGCCATGCACGCGTACTTCGCCGCGGGCCCCTCGAACCGCCCGACGTGCAACGGCCCCGACGTGCCGGTCCCGATGGGCTGCGACGACGAGGCGCTCGCGGTGCGCAGGCTCTTCGACGCACCTTCGGCCTCCACGCCGATCTCCGAGCGACGTCCGGACGGCGTGATCGTCACACGCGGAGCGGGTCGTGTGCGCGGACGCCACGAGCTCGAGGGCACGTTCAGCGAATTCGGCGGGCGCTACTTCGAGAACCGCAGCTACGCGTTCGAGATCGAAGATCACGTCGCGGCGGGCGAAGACCTCGTGCGCATCCGGTATCTGCCCGAGGCGCAGCCGACCACGCTCGGACCGACGACGAACTTCCGCTACTGGAAGGTCTACGGCGACGGCAACGTCTTCCATCGCAACACGGACCTCGACGAGGTCGCGCCGATGACGTGGCAGCAGGACGTCGTCGGCAACGGTCGCGAGAACCGCCCCATGCAGGTCGGCGACGTGCTCGAGTTCGAGTTCGGGGTGTTCATCGCGGGCAATCAGCCCGGCGATCCCGGCGCGATCGAGGGCCGCACCGCGTACTACACCGACACGTTCCGCTACGTCGTCGGCGAGGGCCGCCTCACCTCGGAGAACCACGACGCGAGCGGCGTGCTCGGTCCCGTCGCCGACGCGCGCCTCGCGGGCGACACGACGATCCCGTGGATCTACGCGGAGCCGCAGCTCTACTTCTCTCAGATGGCGCTCAACATGCAGCCCGACCACGTGCAGCCGTGGCTCGAAGGGCGCCGCCTGTTCCACACCGACTTCGAGACCGGCGCGCACTCCGAGGGCGACAATCCGGTGCTCGAGTCGTCGGCCGGCATGCTCGGGCCGCTGTTCAACGTGCACCGCTGCTCGGAGTGCCACGAGCGCAACGGACGCAGCGCGCCTCCCGACATCGGCGTCCCGCTCGATCGCGTCGCGATCAAGCTCTACGGCGACGGTCCGCTCGGAAATCAGCTCCAGCCGAGCGAAGGCGCGGTGACGATCGCTCGCTACGAAGAGCACGACGTCACGTTCGCCGACGGCACCGTCGTCACGCTGCAGCGACCGGTGTTCGCGTTCCCCGCCGACGGCATGCGCGCGTCGGTGCGCGTCGCGCGCCAGCTGCTCGGCATGGGCCTGCTCGAGGCGATCGACGAAGAGACGATCGTCTCGCGCGCCGACCCGACCGACTGCAACGGCGACGGCATCAGCGGTCGCGTGCAGCTCGCCACCGATCCGCGCACCGGCGAGACGCACGTCGGTCGCATCGGATGGCGCGCGGAAAAGATCAGCGTCGAGCACCAGGTCGCCGACGCGCTCGAGGCCGACCTCGGCGTCACGAGCGAGTACTTCCCCGAGGCGGGCGGTCACTTCGAGATCTCCGCCGAGGATCTCGCGCGGATGACGACGTACATGCGGCTGCTCGGGATGCCCGCGCAGCGCGACGCGTCGGATCCTCAGGTGCGTCAGGGCGAAGCGCTCTTCCGCGATCTCGGGTGCGTCGGCTGTCACGCGCCGACCGCGCACACCGGCTCGACGCACCCGTTCATCGAGCTGCGCGATCAGGACATCCGCCCGTACTCCGACCTGCTCCTCCACGACCTCGGCGAGGACCTCGCCGACACGAGCGGCGGCGAGCAAGGGCGCGAGTGGCGCACGCCGCCGCTGTGGGGGATCGGGCTCGTCGAGACCGTCAGCGGTCACACGCGCCTGCTGCACGACGGACGCGCTCGCACGTTCCTCGAAGCGATCCTCTGGCACGGCGGCGAGGCGGAGGCGGTGAAGCAGCGCGTGCTGATGCTCGACGCCGCGCAGCGCGACGCGCTGGTCGCGTTCCTCCGATCGCTCTGA
- a CDS encoding serine/threonine-protein kinase PknK, whose translation MRDVEPAATIPGPVRPGDLVANRFEVLVRAGAGGMGVVYRARDRLTDASVAIKVLHDPDPDRDARFTRETRVLATLAHPAIVSYVAHGTTEHGEPFLAMEWLEGEDLAQRLSREGLELHDTVRLARRIAEGLRAAHAQGALHRDVKPSNVFLVGRDPASAKLLDFGIARTSHATRAVTGTGAMVGSIGYMAPEQVRGERDIDVRADVYALGCVLFECLTGRPVFVGNHPVSMLVQALHENAPSVSEIRPEVPSDFAALVDRMLSKSRDARPRNLDEVLAALDALGPITRGPVLRAPKRKVVSTGERRVVSVVLVQLPHLPVATEDRATVGSDEHARFLEPLRACVEPLGGTVVVLPRGTALVLLRGRPNAKDEAAQAAACALAIHAVIPDVRVALATGPAEVSGRWAAGPVVDRASSLLDETLERNVGNPTGVRIDEVTASLLDGRFSVHGRMLTGARAFAGESRRLLGKPTPCVGREREMAYLESTFASCVAEREARAVVLVAPAGIGKSRLRRELVARITARDEPVTVLTSRCDPLYAGSPLHAAAQLVRMAAEIHEDATHEQRHAALRAHVDAVIPAPERARALDFLGELAHAPAPGDPSPPLRAARNDPRIMAEQTRLAFEEWMRALCTRTPLVIVIEDLHWADVPSVALIERALARLESEPLFVLGLARPEWRDALPRLLTQAAEMPIEALTKRAAERLVRALLGEQIEQTTVRRIVERAGGNAFYLEELIRHVAEHGDESMPESVLGMVQSRVDQLDASARLVLRAGSVYGESFWAGGVGALIGEAMAEPELHAWLETLVRLEVIEHGRNEKFASEREHVFRHALVRDVAYAMLVEGDRALGHRLAAAWLERAGERDPQVLAQHHLRGGEPAKAAPYLLAAAEASLRAGNLDGAIALADKGLACDPTGALRARLLVTKGTPLGWRAAWDAATPLATEAMELLEPGSPEWSQSAGIVILASAAAGNPGKMFELMHAIQRIEPAPTGPYAFTVFMLATAFAQLGQRAIATALDDKLAIASAADAARDPAFRGWREIVRTVVADKPRTDALADAVRAARGAMDAMSEANDLLGLGVAGGWYARVLSLAGDQDAALEQARATMDLIDRTDNRFTRHRAVGTLGSILVLRGARAEGISVLRDQVLAQTTDAMAMLFARAEIARGLLEEGDLDDAEREATKTIDDAGFLFQPHKATALAVLARIALARGDLPLALERAREGRKIGEQNGMDALTASIVRWIEAHAMRELGDPEAIDAARGAAERIEIIATALAELGLDRAWRTVPENAATLALRG comes from the coding sequence TTGCGCGACGTCGAGCCCGCGGCGACGATCCCCGGTCCAGTGCGGCCCGGGGATCTCGTCGCGAATCGTTTCGAGGTGCTCGTGCGCGCCGGCGCCGGCGGCATGGGCGTCGTCTATCGCGCGCGTGATCGCCTCACCGACGCCTCCGTCGCGATCAAGGTGCTGCACGATCCCGATCCCGATCGCGACGCGCGCTTCACACGCGAGACGCGCGTGCTCGCGACGCTCGCGCATCCCGCGATCGTCTCCTACGTCGCGCACGGTACGACGGAGCACGGCGAGCCGTTCCTCGCGATGGAGTGGCTCGAGGGCGAAGACCTCGCGCAGCGTCTCTCGCGCGAAGGGCTCGAGCTGCACGACACGGTGCGTCTCGCGCGTCGCATCGCCGAGGGTCTTCGCGCGGCGCACGCGCAGGGCGCGCTCCACCGCGACGTGAAGCCGAGCAACGTCTTCCTCGTCGGCCGCGATCCCGCGAGCGCGAAGCTGCTCGACTTCGGCATCGCGCGCACCAGCCACGCGACGCGCGCGGTGACCGGCACCGGCGCGATGGTCGGCAGCATCGGCTACATGGCGCCCGAGCAGGTGCGCGGCGAGCGCGACATCGACGTGCGCGCCGACGTCTACGCGCTCGGCTGCGTGCTCTTCGAGTGCCTCACCGGACGACCGGTGTTCGTCGGCAACCACCCGGTCTCGATGCTCGTGCAGGCGCTGCACGAGAACGCGCCCTCCGTCTCCGAGATCCGCCCCGAGGTGCCGAGCGATTTCGCTGCGCTCGTCGATCGCATGCTCTCGAAGTCGCGCGACGCGCGTCCGCGCAACCTCGACGAGGTGCTCGCCGCGCTCGACGCGCTCGGTCCGATCACCCGCGGTCCGGTGCTACGCGCGCCGAAGCGCAAGGTCGTGAGCACCGGCGAGCGCCGCGTCGTCAGCGTGGTGCTCGTGCAGCTGCCGCATCTTCCGGTCGCGACCGAGGACCGCGCGACGGTCGGCAGCGACGAGCACGCACGCTTCCTCGAGCCGCTGCGCGCCTGTGTAGAGCCGCTCGGGGGCACCGTCGTCGTGCTCCCGCGCGGCACCGCGCTGGTGCTGCTCCGCGGCCGTCCCAATGCGAAGGACGAAGCCGCACAGGCGGCGGCGTGCGCGCTCGCGATCCACGCGGTGATCCCCGACGTGCGCGTCGCGCTCGCGACCGGACCGGCGGAGGTCTCGGGTCGTTGGGCGGCGGGACCCGTCGTCGATCGGGCGTCCTCGCTTTTGGACGAAACCCTCGAAAGAAACGTGGGAAACCCGACCGGGGTTCGAATCGACGAGGTCACCGCGTCTCTCCTCGACGGACGTTTCTCGGTACACGGTCGCATGCTCACCGGCGCTCGGGCGTTCGCCGGCGAGTCGCGCAGGCTCCTCGGCAAGCCCACGCCGTGCGTCGGCCGCGAGCGCGAGATGGCCTATCTCGAGAGCACGTTCGCGTCCTGCGTCGCCGAGCGCGAAGCGCGCGCCGTGGTGCTCGTCGCGCCCGCGGGCATCGGCAAGTCGCGCCTCCGCCGCGAGCTCGTCGCGCGCATCACCGCGCGCGACGAGCCCGTCACCGTGCTCACCTCGCGCTGTGATCCGCTCTACGCCGGCTCGCCGCTCCACGCCGCCGCGCAGCTCGTGCGCATGGCCGCCGAGATCCACGAGGACGCGACCCACGAGCAGCGCCACGCCGCGCTCCGCGCGCACGTCGACGCCGTCATCCCCGCGCCGGAGCGCGCGCGTGCGCTCGACTTCCTCGGCGAGCTCGCGCACGCCCCGGCGCCCGGCGATCCCAGCCCGCCGCTCCGCGCCGCGCGCAACGATCCGCGCATCATGGCGGAGCAGACGCGCCTCGCCTTCGAGGAGTGGATGCGCGCCCTCTGCACGCGCACGCCGCTCGTGATCGTGATCGAGGATCTGCACTGGGCCGACGTGCCCAGCGTCGCCCTGATCGAGCGCGCGCTCGCGCGCCTGGAGAGCGAGCCGCTCTTCGTGCTCGGCCTCGCGCGCCCCGAGTGGCGCGACGCGCTCCCGCGCCTGCTCACGCAAGCCGCCGAGATGCCGATCGAAGCGCTCACCAAGCGCGCCGCCGAACGCCTCGTGCGCGCGCTGCTCGGCGAGCAGATCGAGCAGACCACGGTGCGCCGCATCGTCGAGCGCGCGGGCGGCAACGCGTTCTATCTCGAAGAGCTCATCCGCCACGTCGCGGAGCACGGCGACGAGTCGATGCCCGAGAGCGTGCTCGGCATGGTGCAGTCGCGCGTCGATCAGCTCGATGCCTCCGCGCGCCTCGTGCTGCGCGCGGGCAGCGTGTACGGCGAGTCGTTCTGGGCCGGCGGTGTCGGCGCGCTGATCGGCGAGGCGATGGCCGAGCCCGAGCTGCACGCATGGCTCGAGACGCTGGTGCGCCTCGAGGTGATCGAGCACGGGCGCAACGAGAAGTTCGCGAGCGAGCGCGAGCACGTGTTCCGCCACGCGCTGGTGCGCGACGTCGCGTACGCGATGCTCGTCGAGGGCGATCGCGCGCTCGGACATCGCCTCGCCGCGGCGTGGCTCGAGCGCGCGGGCGAGCGCGATCCGCAGGTGCTCGCGCAGCATCACCTCCGCGGCGGCGAGCCCGCGAAGGCCGCGCCGTATCTCCTCGCCGCCGCCGAAGCCTCGCTCCGCGCGGGCAACCTCGACGGTGCGATCGCGCTCGCCGACAAGGGCCTCGCGTGCGACCCGACCGGCGCGCTGCGTGCGCGCTTGCTCGTCACGAAGGGCACGCCGCTCGGATGGCGCGCCGCGTGGGACGCCGCGACGCCGCTCGCGACCGAAGCGATGGAGCTGCTCGAGCCCGGCTCGCCCGAGTGGTCGCAGTCCGCGGGCATCGTGATCCTCGCGAGCGCGGCCGCGGGCAACCCCGGCAAGATGTTCGAGCTGATGCACGCGATCCAGCGCATCGAGCCCGCGCCCACGGGCCCGTATGCGTTCACCGTGTTCATGCTCGCGACCGCGTTCGCGCAGCTCGGTCAGCGCGCGATCGCGACCGCGCTCGACGACAAGCTCGCGATCGCCAGCGCCGCCGACGCGGCGCGCGATCCCGCGTTCCGCGGGTGGCGCGAGATCGTGCGCACCGTGGTCGCCGACAAGCCGCGCACCGACGCGCTCGCCGATGCCGTCCGCGCCGCGCGCGGCGCGATGGACGCGATGAGCGAGGCCAACGATCTCCTCGGGCTCGGGGTCGCGGGCGGATGGTACGCGCGCGTGCTCTCGCTCGCGGGCGATCAAGACGCGGCGCTCGAGCAGGCGCGCGCGACGATGGACCTCATCGATCGCACCGACAATCGCTTCACGCGCCACCGCGCGGTGGGCACGCTCGGCTCGATCCTCGTGCTGCGCGGCGCGCGCGCCGAGGGCATCAGCGTGCTGCGCGATCAGGTGCTCGCGCAGACCACCGACGCGATGGCGATGCTCTTCGCGCGCGCGGAGATCGCGCGCGGTCTGCTCGAAGAAGGCGACCTCGACGACGCCGAGCGCGAGGCGACGAAGACGATCGACGACGCGGGCTTCTTGTTCCAGCCCCACAAGGCGACGGCGCTCGCGGTGCTCGCCCGCATCGCGCTCGCCCGCGGTGATCTCCCGCTCGCGCTCGAGCGCGCGCGCGAAGGGCGAAAGATCGGCGAGCAGAACGGCATGGACGCGCTGACCGCGTCGATCGTGCGCTGGATCGAGGCCCACGCGATGCGCGAGCTCGGCGATCCCGAGGCGATCGACGCCGCGCGCGGCGCGGCGGAGCGCATCGAGATCATCGCGACGGCGCTCGCCGAGCTCGGGCTCGACCGTGCGTGGCGCACGGTGCCCGAGAACGCCGCGACGCTCGCGCTCCGCGGCTGA
- a CDS encoding alanine--tRNA ligase-related protein, whose translation MSTVRLEQEDALLAEFDATVVEHSRHGERSSLVLDRSAFYPESGGQMADRGLLAGARVLDVQIDDHGRVHHVVEGPLPAIGASVHGAIDVARRRVHMALHTAQHLLSRALVEVSGAETVSSRLGESVCTIDVDRDGIAEARIAEAESFVHRVIDEDRVVRAWFPTS comes from the coding sequence ATGAGCACCGTGCGCCTGGAACAGGAAGACGCGCTTCTCGCGGAATTCGACGCGACCGTGGTTGAGCATTCGCGGCATGGCGAGCGTTCGTCTTTGGTGCTGGACCGGAGCGCCTTCTACCCGGAGTCCGGCGGGCAGATGGCGGATCGCGGCCTGCTCGCTGGAGCGCGCGTGCTCGACGTGCAGATCGACGACCACGGGCGCGTGCATCACGTCGTGGAGGGGCCGCTGCCGGCGATTGGCGCGAGCGTGCACGGGGCGATCGACGTCGCGCGGCGGCGGGTGCACATGGCGCTGCACACCGCGCAGCACCTCTTGTCGCGGGCACTCGTCGAGGTCTCGGGCGCGGAGACCGTCAGCTCGAGGCTCGGCGAGTCGGTGTGCACGATCGACGTGGATCGCGACGGCATCGCGGAGGCGCGCATCGCGGAGGCGGAGAGCTTCGTGCACCGGGTGATCGACGAAGATCGTGTGGTGCGCGCGTGGTTCCCGACGAGCTAG
- a CDS encoding FAD-dependent oxidoreductase encodes MADKKKKIAIVGGGGAGLGAAYVLGRAADVTVYEAKSTLGGHAHTVDVKGADGVVRPIDMGVLLTDPWTYPVLYAIIDKYKIETRAAGWTIGASFKDEKWWTGGPDTALWQRLREQCSRFEVDAARIDHLPVEEQLRSVEYWLNKLGYNEEFAAKALSPVLTLLVVTRAGLLAAPIVNILGLFSDKQLSFFNGTTWRLFPKGTRQYVDAMANDTPARWLLERPVQKVRRSGNSVLITDSIGEEQYDEVIFATQANLTLQLLADATTEEKAILGAFDFQKADVYLHSDTSVLSQHLPHELCSQYWYDGDDVKPDLQGVFSLNVGVGLGLPASAGPTIITGYNHDSTAKRPDPSKVFAYEQWKHELATLKQTGARSEFHSIQGNMNTWHCGTSTVWASADAVITSGMVVGTRPELGGTFPFTQSDALEDYQQIQSVMFPTQEKKSAKARQCPGYRRTR; translated from the coding sequence ATGGCGGACAAGAAGAAGAAGATCGCGATCGTGGGCGGCGGTGGCGCGGGTCTCGGCGCGGCGTACGTGCTGGGGCGTGCCGCGGACGTGACGGTGTACGAAGCGAAATCGACACTCGGCGGACACGCGCACACGGTGGACGTGAAGGGCGCGGACGGCGTGGTGCGGCCGATCGACATGGGCGTGCTCTTGACCGACCCGTGGACCTATCCGGTGCTCTACGCGATCATCGACAAATACAAGATCGAGACGCGCGCGGCGGGCTGGACGATCGGCGCGAGCTTCAAGGACGAGAAGTGGTGGACCGGGGGGCCGGACACTGCGCTGTGGCAGCGGCTGCGAGAGCAGTGCTCGCGGTTCGAGGTGGACGCGGCGCGGATCGATCATCTGCCCGTCGAGGAGCAACTCCGGTCGGTCGAGTACTGGCTGAACAAGCTCGGATACAATGAGGAATTCGCGGCGAAGGCGCTCTCTCCGGTGCTGACGCTGCTGGTCGTGACGAGGGCGGGATTGTTGGCGGCGCCCATCGTCAACATACTGGGGCTGTTCTCGGACAAGCAGCTGTCGTTCTTCAATGGGACGACGTGGCGATTGTTCCCGAAGGGAACGCGGCAGTACGTCGATGCGATGGCGAACGACACGCCCGCGCGATGGCTGCTCGAGCGCCCGGTGCAGAAGGTGCGCCGCAGCGGGAACAGCGTGTTGATCACGGACTCGATCGGTGAAGAGCAGTATGACGAGGTGATCTTCGCGACTCAGGCGAATCTGACGCTGCAGCTGCTCGCGGACGCAACCACGGAGGAGAAAGCGATCCTCGGAGCGTTCGATTTCCAGAAGGCGGATGTCTATCTGCACAGCGATACGAGCGTGCTGAGTCAGCACCTGCCGCACGAGCTGTGCTCGCAGTACTGGTACGACGGCGACGACGTGAAGCCGGACCTGCAGGGCGTGTTCAGCCTCAACGTCGGTGTCGGTCTGGGACTGCCGGCGAGCGCGGGCCCGACGATCATCACCGGGTACAATCACGACTCGACGGCGAAGCGGCCGGACCCGTCGAAGGTGTTCGCGTACGAGCAGTGGAAGCACGAGCTCGCGACGCTGAAGCAGACGGGCGCGCGGTCGGAGTTCCATTCGATCCAGGGAAACATGAACACCTGGCATTGCGGGACTTCGACGGTGTGGGCGAGCGCGGATGCGGTGATCACGAGCGGTATGGTCGTGGGCACTCGGCCGGAGCTCGGAGGAACGTTCCCGTTCACGCAGTCGGACGCGCTCGAGGACTATCAGCAGATCCAGAGCGTGATGTTCCCGACGCAGGAGAAGAAGAGCGCGAAAGCGCGTCAGTGTCCGGGATATCGGCGGACGAGGTGA